Proteins encoded in a region of the Xylocopa sonorina isolate GNS202 chromosome 1, iyXylSono1_principal, whole genome shotgun sequence genome:
- the LOC143433410 gene encoding putative Rho GTPase-activating protein CG5521 isoform X5, whose translation MFSKKLHVDVKKSTLKIQDVKKDSATRFKHLKIVLENVDIDEAKGFFEGNFSHVYFILYDCFVSAEANLRQRELSFHIVHKAHREELEQVLQLLEKVLTLLPELLNRRWQCHSLARILQKLLHPGNSWKLRKEAIRYFILWYQALGENAPEHIHQMFASLVPGFPPQQPSPYKSERKLDGKKDKLVKAVGCDDKDKKEFYDTQLSQSTFHDNGSNQCPVTPVDNGPILPPQSGEKPLDNETVRFLEVLLEVMVTQVVKIEWRDKSSRQHKTFQFLLERFKTTYLRHICPDFDDNFSLYKPNLELPTMRKPTNQSLDNYVLCKVALIKWIASFTYFARKDTRVAHLSHSTTPNEENTEELRRVSVTQNASESTLLSPEATASQQENQNQEDSTVSAITLVRDVLYSNRDNLNFVHELYRQAFLLDFNHAGAIRKAIAVYKDWIQMNELPPFMLEPLDSHKERDPEENSKKDANDIDKSPSESYRQIRLRNDSYLGAIHRENLFIRAGLQNVLQVFITQASNVFFLDNSGSNASLLEEQTDSCKRVLNVYRYVVMNSRLEPGTWEQLLRVLLQITSLVLNEKSSRHKVQESIGGKLAPAIFQTLIVTWIKANLNVVISTQLWDQFLEVLTSLTQWEELIREWAKTLDTLTRVLARHVYNLDLNDLPLDRLSEQKTKKRRGVGSRAASTGSVQPPRKGSVDQDNNAVSKENATDHPMRDLRKVRPLPRSASDNTIYNGKARTKVQRNRAHTVHSGIPVLPLSIEQDMARLLSNGSATSSVAAGRKMLPNRRAKSLDSIVIVDSEPPSPRCPSPTPSSGVDSNKDSPIQIENIDGSSIDTNDASERRSVMAGGGVRGWLPDVAVVLWRRMLSALGDVNNIQDPTLHGQVMNYLVQLTQTLIKIRLNQGVSGDNQATPPAPELIPPLTVIAPWCFKAIQLPSQYEVGKLAAYRLICLLTIQPQDIHLPRQHLTLFYRAVHNGIVSNDNKVLHVLVKYTGPRLFSLNLPGSSLLILDYIHAANVILSSQHIEAPRTEAVSIIGSLLSLPVTTVKFPVLQPNATDIVTITCPEAKEHIITILLRSCRREPTGIARCVALSSIAIFVYRELCYKNQHPRIPEAVTVLLLALKANHAIVAQVACDSLLLLCDKADTLLELYPNVPCKIIQILSETLGYMSTRDKRGPLTVSMLFCLGEWAMHLGPSVLLRVFQGKPLLMTLFSVLDDIVQEKIGKDVSQSTKNHEDEDDDFDPDISLDNLADEVGTKSPRRGNIQSVQLAAKMVMMHLINHLGHFPMGIGAARLSSLVVELDDVPGIDGDELSSAIFHAPNIQLLMLSNSVIISLVELAALDAPGGGVTAGLTTAPSLVRVLLRDLAGKASWDSSILYSQPFVEDDVPIAFTKHVEWKAKMHGDDLSSVTTSQTCTPRHTIRHREPHILPTFANAASDMDNLDDLLQYIGHTSPEVLTNPEVALNAPANPPQGHYLESETIATILSQRNAEQEHINNWSQHISMCATAISPPPCRPPPAPFHHCRLLFSHLGLSGWEQRRKLHLLSKNEKLLRELRNLDSQRSRETHKIAVIYVSQGQEDKNSILSNVTASKEYENFIARLAWEVELESHTGFLGGLVPGKASGVTAPYFATSFTEILFHVATRMPSDSPESLLQKTRHLGNDEIHIVWSEHWRDYRRDIIPTEFCDVLIVIYPLHNKLYRIQISRKPEIPFFGPLFDECIVEDKVLPGLVRTTALAASRAKRSTLTLYQHYYEERARSIDTVMRNHKESTTFEEFTANVYSPVQPPSPFSGASSVSVSDGSRVWFSNDTPDSTALHGISPRPVKKMSFKTGPKQRASTQPTPPDSPRYK comes from the exons ATGTTCAGCAAAAAGCTTCATGTAGACGTCAAAAAGTCAACACTGAAGATTCAGGATGTTAAAAAGGATAGCGCGACTCGTTTCAAGCATCTTAAAATCGTATTAG AAAATGTGGACATTGATGAAGCAAAGGGGTTTTTTGAAGGCAACTTCAGTCATGTCTATTTTATTCTGTATGATTGTTTTGTGTCAGCTGAAGCAAATCTGCGGCAACGAG AACTTTCCTTCCACATTG tgcataaAGCACATAGGGAGGAATTGGAACAGGTATTACAACTCTTAGAGAAAGTTTTAACGCTTCTCCCTGAGCTTCTTAATAGAAGATGGCAATGTCATAGTCTGGCAAGGATTTTGCAGAAACTTTTACACCCTGGTAATAGTTGGAAACTTCGGAAAGAAGCTAtaag GTATTTTATTTTGTGGTACCAAGCACTTGGTGAAAATGCGCCTGAACATATACATCAGATGTTCGCGAGTTTGGTGCCAGGGTTTCCACCCCAGCAACCATCCCCATATAAGTCTGAACGAAAGTTAGATGGAAAAAAGGATAAACTTGTAAAAGCTGTTGGTTGTGATGATAAAGATAAGAAGGAATTTTATGATACACAATTGTCACAAAGTACTTTTCATGATAATGGTTCAAATCAATGTCCTGTCACTCCCGTTGACAATGGACCTATTTTACCTCCGCAAAGTGGAGAAAAACCTCTTGATAACGAGACTGTTCGATTTCTAGAAGTGTTACTTGAAGTAATGGTTACTCAG GTTGTGAAGATAGAATGGAGAGATAAATCTTCGCGACAGCACAAgacttttcaatttttattagaACGTTTTAAAACTACGTACCTTCGTCACATTTGTCCCGATTTCGACGATAATTTCTCGTTGTATAAACCGAATTTAGAATtgcctacgatgcgtaaaccaACGAATCAGAGCCTGgataattatgtgttgtgtaAAGTTGCTTTGATTAAGTGGATCGCTAGCTTTACTTATTTCGCTAGAAAGGATACTCGTGTCGCACATCTTTCACATAG CACAACTCCAAATGAAGAAAATACAGAAGAACTTCGTCGAGTTTCAGTTACTCAAAACGCTTCTGAGTCGACTTTACTATCGCCCGAAGCAACCGCATCTCAGCAAGAGAATCAAAATCAAGAAGATAGTACGGTTTCTGCTATTACTCTCGTTAGAGACGTTTTGTATAGTAATAGGGATAACTTGAACTTTGTACACGAGTTGTACAGGCAAGCATTTCTACTGGACTTTAATCATGCTGGTGCTATAAGAAAGGCTATTGCTGTTTATAAAGAttggattcagatgaat GAACTTCCACCATTTATGTTGGAACCATTGGATAGTCACAAGGAAAGAGATCCAGAAGAGAATTCAAAAAAAGATGCAAATGATATCGATAAAAGTCCTTCTGAAAGTTATCGTCAAATAAGATTGAGAAATGATTCTTACCTCGGTGCTATACACAGAGAAAATTTATTTATAAGAGCGGGATTACAAAATGTCCTACAAGTGTTTATTACGCAAGCTTCGAATGTTTTCTTCTTAGACAATTCTGGATCAAATGCGTCATTACTTGAGGAACAGACGGATAGTTGCAAACGAGTCCTAAATGTATATCGATATGTTGTAATGAATTCTAGATTAGAACCGGGTACTTGGGAACAGTTGCTTAG GGTATTGTTACAGATAACATCGCTTGTTTTAAACGAAAAATCTTCTCGCCATAAGGTTCAAGAAAGCATAGGCGGAAAACTTGCCCCTGCCATATTTCAGACTTTAATTGTCACGTGGATTAAAGCTAATTTAAATGTTGTTATTTCTACACAATTGTGGGATCAGTTCCTGGAAGTGTTGACGTCTTTAACCCAATGGGAAGAATTAATTCGGGAATGGGCG AAAACGTTAGACACTTTAACAAGGGTACTTGCCAGGCACGTGTATAACTTGGATTTAAACGATTTACCATTGGACAGACTGAGCGAGCAGAAGACTAAAAAGCGCCGTGGTGTTGGAAGTCGAGCTGCTTCCACCGGAAGTGTTCAACCACCGCGCAAAGGAAGCGTTGATCAAGATAATAATGCTGTATCTAAAGAAAATGCTACGG ATCATCCTATGCGAGACTTAAGGAAGGTACGACCTCTTCCTCGCAGTGCAAGCGATAATACGATCTATAATGGAAAAGCACGCACGAAAGTTCAGAGAAATCGTGCGCATACCGTACATAGCGGTATTCCCG TACTTCCACTATCAATAGAACAAGACATGGCGCGACTACTGTCAAATGGTTCTGCAACGTCGTCCGTGGCAGCTGGTCGGAAAATGTTACCAAACAGGCGCGCTAAGTCTTTGGACAGCATTGTTATAGTTGACAGTGAACCACCATCGCCGCGTTGTCCTTCTCCAACGCCGAGCAGTGGGGTTGACAGCAACAAAGACAGCCCCATTCAAATAGAGAACATTGACGGCAGTAGTATCG ACACGAATGATGCATCAGAAAGAAGATCTGTTATGGCAGGTGGTGGTGTTCGCGGATGGTTACCTGATGTAGCGGTAGTGTTGTGGCGTCGTATGCTGTCAGCCTTAGGGGATGTAAATAATATTCAAGATCCTACCCTTCATGGACAAGTTATGAATTACCTAGTTCAACTTACACAGACACTCATAAAA atTCGCCTAAATCAAGGTGTATCTGGTGATAATCAGGCAACACCTCCAGCACCAGAACTTATACCTCCACTGACAGTCATTGCCCCATGGTGTTTCAAG GCGATACAACTTCCTAGCCAATACGAAGTTGGTAAATTGGCAGCGTATCGTTTGATCTGTCTTTTGACGATTCAACCACAGGATATCCATTTACCAAGACAACATTTGACACTTTTTTATCGCGCGGTCCATAATGGTATTGTTAGTAACGATAACAAAGTGTTACATGTACTGGTCAAATACACGGGTCCTAGATTGTTCAGTTTGAATCTGCCTGGTAGTAGCCTTTTGATTCTGGATTATATCCACGCCGCCAATGTAATATTGAGCAGTCAGCATATCGAG GCACCAAGAACCGAAGCAGTTTCCATAATTGGATCATTATTGTCATTACCCGTCACTACAGTCAAATTTCCCGTATTACAGCCGAATGCGACAGATATCGTTACTATCACGTGTCCAGAGGCGAAG GAGCATATAATTACGATTCTTTTAAGAAGTTGTAGGCGAGAACCAACTGGTATTGCAAGATGCGTGGCTCTTTCGAGTATCGCTATATTTGTATACAGGGAATTGTGCTACAAAAATCAACATCCCAGAATTCCAGAAGCCGTTACTGTTCTTCTTTTAGCGCTTAAA GCTAATCATGCCATTGTTGCTCAAGTGGCATGCGACTCACTTTTGTTGTTATGCGATAAAGCAGATACTCTATTGGAGCTGTATCCAAATGTGCCATGTAAAATAATTCAA ATTTTATCAGAAACACTTGGATATATGAGTACTCGAGATAAACGCGGTCCTTTAACGGTATCAATGCTGTTCTGTTTGGGTGAATGGGCTATGCATCTCGGTCCATCCGTTTTATTGCGAGTATTCCAAGGAAAACCTCTTTTGATGACTTTGTTTTCG GTTTTGGATGACATAGTGCAAGAAAAAATCGGCAAAGACGTATCGCAGTCCACAAAAAATCATGAAGACGAAGATGATGATTTCGATCCTGATATTAGCTTGGACAATTTAGCTGACGAAGTTGGCACAAAATCACCACGTCGTGGCAATATCCAATCTGTTCAATTAGCAGCGAAAATG GTAATGATGCATTTAATAAACCATTTGGGACACTTTCCAATGGGCATTGGAGCTGCGCGATTGTCATCGTTAGTTGTCGAATTAGACGATGTACCAGGAATAGATGGAGACGAATTGTCTTCTGCTATTTTTCACGCACCAAACATACAACTGTTAATGTTATCAAATTCTGTAATAATATCACTTGTTGAACTGGCAGCGCTGGACGCACCTGGGGGAGGTGTTACAGCTGGATTAACAACTGCACCATCATTGGTTAGAGTGTTACTGCGAGATTTAGCTGGGAAAGCATCGTGGGATAGTTCTATTTTATATAGTCAACCATTTGTCGAAGACGATGTACCAATCGCATTTACAAAACATG TTGAATGGAAAGCAAAAATGCACGGAGACGATTTAAGCAGTGTTACAACATCTCAAACTTGCACACCTCGGCACACCATAAGGCATCGTGAGCCTCATATATTGcctacatttgcaaatgctgcGAGCGATATGGACAATTTAGATGAT CTTTTGCAATATATAGGACATACGAGTCCAGAAGTATTAACAAATCCAGAAGTAGCACTTAATGCGCCTGCTAATCCGCCACAAGGTCATTATTTAGAAAGTGAAACTATCGCAACGATTCTTAGCCAGAGGAACGCCGAACAAGAGCATATCAATAATTGGAGCCAGCACATTAG CATGTGCGCGACAGCAATAAGTCCACCTCCGTGTCGTCCACCTCCAGCACCGTTTCATCACTGCCGCCTTTTATTTTCGCACTTGGGCTTATCCGGTTGGGAACAACGTAGAAAATTGCATTTATTATCAAAAAACGAGAAGCTTTTAAGGGAACTACGAAATCTTGACAGCCAGCGATCCAGAGAAACGCATAAAATAGCAGTGATCTATGTCAGTCAAGGACAGgaagataagaactctatattaAGTAACGTCACTGCTAGCAAAGAGTACGAAAACTTTATCGCGAGATTGGCTTGGGAAGTCGAACTTGAATCGCACACAGGTTTTCTCGGTGGTCTCGTACCTGGAAAGGCATCTGGTGTAACAGCACCGTATTTTGCAACGTCTTTCACTGAAATCCTTTTTCATGTAGCTACAAGAATGCCTTCCGATAGTCCTGAAAGTTTATTGCAGAAA ACTCGACATCTCGGTAACGATGAGATTCACATAGTTTGGTCGGAACACTGGAGAGATTACCGCCGGGATATTATACCAACGGAATTTTGTGATGTTTTAATAGTGATTTATCCGTTGCATAATAAATTGTACAGAATTCAAATTTCTCGGAAGCCAGAAATTCCATTTTTTGGACCACTGTTCGATGAATGCATAGTTGAGGATAAAGTTTTACCTGGATTGGTGAGAACAACGGCACTCGCAGCAAGTAGGGCAAAACGTTCTACACTTACGCTGTATCAACATTA TTATGAGGAAAGGGCAAGGTCTATCGATACTGTGATGAGAAACCATAAAGAATCTACCACGTTTGAGGAATTTACAGCTAATGTATACTCCCCAGTACAACCACCAAGCCCATTTAGCGGGGCTTCTTCTGTGTCTG TTTCTGATGGGAGCAGAGTATGGTTCAGTAATGACACGCCGGACAGTACAGCGCTTCATGGAATATCTCCCAGACCAGTGAAGAAGATGTCGTTCAAAACTGGACCGAAGCAAAGAGCGAGCACTCAACCAACGCCTCCCGACAGTCCAAGATATAAATAA
- the LOC143433410 gene encoding putative Rho GTPase-activating protein CG5521 isoform X8 has protein sequence MFSKKLHVDVKKSTLKIQDVKKDSATRFKHLKIVLENVDIDEAKGFFEGNFSHVYFILYDCFVSAEANLRQRELSFHIVHKAHREELEQVLQLLEKVLTLLPELLNRRWQCHSLARILQKLLHPGNSWKLRKEAIRYFILWYQALGENAPEHIHQMFASLVPGFPPQQPSPYKSERKLDGKKDKLVKAVGCDDKDKKEFYDTQLSQSTFHDNGSNQCPVTPVDNGPILPPQSGEKPLDNETVRFLEVLLEVMVTQVVKIEWRDKSSRQHKTFQFLLERFKTTYLRHICPDFDDNFSLYKPNLELPTMRKPTNQSLDNYVLCKVALIKWIASFTYFARKDTRVAHLSHSTTPNEENTEELRRVSVTQNASESTLLSPEATASQQENQNQEDSTVSAITLVRDVLYSNRDNLNFVHELYRQAFLLDFNHAGAIRKAIAVYKDWIQMNELPPFMLEPLDSHKERDPEENSKKDANDIDKSPSESYRQIRLRNDSYLGAIHRENLFIRAGLQNVLQVFITQASNVFFLDNSGSNASLLEEQTDSCKRVLNVYRYVVMNSRLEPGTWEQLLRVLLQITSLVLNEKSSRHKVQESIGGKLAPAIFQTLIVTWIKANLNVVISTQLWDQFLEVLTSLTQWEELIREWAKTLDTLTRVLARHVYNLDLNDLPLDRLSEQKTKKRRGVGSRAASTGSVQPPRKGSVDQDNNAVSKENATDHPMRDLRKVRPLPRSASDNTIYNGKARTKVQRNRAHTVHSGIPDTNDASERRSVMAGGGVRGWLPDVAVVLWRRMLSALGDVNNIQDPTLHGQVMNYLVQLTQTLIKIRLNQGVSGDNQATPPAPELIPPLTVIAPWCFKAIQLPSQYEVGKLAAYRLICLLTIQPQDIHLPRQHLTLFYRAVHNGIVSNDNKVLHVLVKYTGPRLFSLNLPGSSLLILDYIHAANVILSSQHIEAPRTEAVSIIGSLLSLPVTTVKFPVLQPNATDIVTITCPEAKEHIITILLRSCRREPTGIARCVALSSIAIFVYRELCYKNQHPRIPEAVTVLLLALKANHAIVAQVACDSLLLLCDKADTLLELYPNVPCKIIQILSETLGYMSTRDKRGPLTVSMLFCLGEWAMHLGPSVLLRVFQGKPLLMTLFSVLDDIVQEKIGKDVSQSTKNHEDEDDDFDPDISLDNLADEVGTKSPRRGNIQSVQLAAKMVMMHLINHLGHFPMGIGAARLSSLVVELDDVPGIDGDELSSAIFHAPNIQLLMLSNSVIISLVELAALDAPGGGVTAGLTTAPSLVRVLLRDLAGKASWDSSILYSQPFVEDDVPIAFTKHVEWKAKMHGDDLSSVTTSQTCTPRHTIRHREPHILPTFANAASDMDNLDDLLQYIGHTSPEVLTNPEVALNAPANPPQGHYLESETIATILSQRNAEQEHINNWSQHISMCATAISPPPCRPPPAPFHHCRLLFSHLGLSGWEQRRKLHLLSKNEKLLRELRNLDSQRSRETHKIAVIYVSQGQEDKNSILSNVTASKEYENFIARLAWEVELESHTGFLGGLVPGKASGVTAPYFATSFTEILFHVATRMPSDSPESLLQKTRHLGNDEIHIVWSEHWRDYRRDIIPTEFCDVLIVIYPLHNKLYRIQISRKPEIPFFGPLFDECIVEDKVLPGLVRTTALAASRAKRSTLTLYQHYYEERARSIDTVMRNHKESTTFEEFTANVYSPVQPPSPFSGASSVSGSTTSVQSTASSNLAAALIDSHQGRSGLRSSSAASSDNRANRVSDGSRVWFSNDTPDSTALHGISPRPVKKMSFKTGPKQRASTQPTPPDSPRYK, from the exons ATGTTCAGCAAAAAGCTTCATGTAGACGTCAAAAAGTCAACACTGAAGATTCAGGATGTTAAAAAGGATAGCGCGACTCGTTTCAAGCATCTTAAAATCGTATTAG AAAATGTGGACATTGATGAAGCAAAGGGGTTTTTTGAAGGCAACTTCAGTCATGTCTATTTTATTCTGTATGATTGTTTTGTGTCAGCTGAAGCAAATCTGCGGCAACGAG AACTTTCCTTCCACATTG tgcataaAGCACATAGGGAGGAATTGGAACAGGTATTACAACTCTTAGAGAAAGTTTTAACGCTTCTCCCTGAGCTTCTTAATAGAAGATGGCAATGTCATAGTCTGGCAAGGATTTTGCAGAAACTTTTACACCCTGGTAATAGTTGGAAACTTCGGAAAGAAGCTAtaag GTATTTTATTTTGTGGTACCAAGCACTTGGTGAAAATGCGCCTGAACATATACATCAGATGTTCGCGAGTTTGGTGCCAGGGTTTCCACCCCAGCAACCATCCCCATATAAGTCTGAACGAAAGTTAGATGGAAAAAAGGATAAACTTGTAAAAGCTGTTGGTTGTGATGATAAAGATAAGAAGGAATTTTATGATACACAATTGTCACAAAGTACTTTTCATGATAATGGTTCAAATCAATGTCCTGTCACTCCCGTTGACAATGGACCTATTTTACCTCCGCAAAGTGGAGAAAAACCTCTTGATAACGAGACTGTTCGATTTCTAGAAGTGTTACTTGAAGTAATGGTTACTCAG GTTGTGAAGATAGAATGGAGAGATAAATCTTCGCGACAGCACAAgacttttcaatttttattagaACGTTTTAAAACTACGTACCTTCGTCACATTTGTCCCGATTTCGACGATAATTTCTCGTTGTATAAACCGAATTTAGAATtgcctacgatgcgtaaaccaACGAATCAGAGCCTGgataattatgtgttgtgtaAAGTTGCTTTGATTAAGTGGATCGCTAGCTTTACTTATTTCGCTAGAAAGGATACTCGTGTCGCACATCTTTCACATAG CACAACTCCAAATGAAGAAAATACAGAAGAACTTCGTCGAGTTTCAGTTACTCAAAACGCTTCTGAGTCGACTTTACTATCGCCCGAAGCAACCGCATCTCAGCAAGAGAATCAAAATCAAGAAGATAGTACGGTTTCTGCTATTACTCTCGTTAGAGACGTTTTGTATAGTAATAGGGATAACTTGAACTTTGTACACGAGTTGTACAGGCAAGCATTTCTACTGGACTTTAATCATGCTGGTGCTATAAGAAAGGCTATTGCTGTTTATAAAGAttggattcagatgaat GAACTTCCACCATTTATGTTGGAACCATTGGATAGTCACAAGGAAAGAGATCCAGAAGAGAATTCAAAAAAAGATGCAAATGATATCGATAAAAGTCCTTCTGAAAGTTATCGTCAAATAAGATTGAGAAATGATTCTTACCTCGGTGCTATACACAGAGAAAATTTATTTATAAGAGCGGGATTACAAAATGTCCTACAAGTGTTTATTACGCAAGCTTCGAATGTTTTCTTCTTAGACAATTCTGGATCAAATGCGTCATTACTTGAGGAACAGACGGATAGTTGCAAACGAGTCCTAAATGTATATCGATATGTTGTAATGAATTCTAGATTAGAACCGGGTACTTGGGAACAGTTGCTTAG GGTATTGTTACAGATAACATCGCTTGTTTTAAACGAAAAATCTTCTCGCCATAAGGTTCAAGAAAGCATAGGCGGAAAACTTGCCCCTGCCATATTTCAGACTTTAATTGTCACGTGGATTAAAGCTAATTTAAATGTTGTTATTTCTACACAATTGTGGGATCAGTTCCTGGAAGTGTTGACGTCTTTAACCCAATGGGAAGAATTAATTCGGGAATGGGCG AAAACGTTAGACACTTTAACAAGGGTACTTGCCAGGCACGTGTATAACTTGGATTTAAACGATTTACCATTGGACAGACTGAGCGAGCAGAAGACTAAAAAGCGCCGTGGTGTTGGAAGTCGAGCTGCTTCCACCGGAAGTGTTCAACCACCGCGCAAAGGAAGCGTTGATCAAGATAATAATGCTGTATCTAAAGAAAATGCTACGG ATCATCCTATGCGAGACTTAAGGAAGGTACGACCTCTTCCTCGCAGTGCAAGCGATAATACGATCTATAATGGAAAAGCACGCACGAAAGTTCAGAGAAATCGTGCGCATACCGTACATAGCGGTATTCCCG ACACGAATGATGCATCAGAAAGAAGATCTGTTATGGCAGGTGGTGGTGTTCGCGGATGGTTACCTGATGTAGCGGTAGTGTTGTGGCGTCGTATGCTGTCAGCCTTAGGGGATGTAAATAATATTCAAGATCCTACCCTTCATGGACAAGTTATGAATTACCTAGTTCAACTTACACAGACACTCATAAAA atTCGCCTAAATCAAGGTGTATCTGGTGATAATCAGGCAACACCTCCAGCACCAGAACTTATACCTCCACTGACAGTCATTGCCCCATGGTGTTTCAAG GCGATACAACTTCCTAGCCAATACGAAGTTGGTAAATTGGCAGCGTATCGTTTGATCTGTCTTTTGACGATTCAACCACAGGATATCCATTTACCAAGACAACATTTGACACTTTTTTATCGCGCGGTCCATAATGGTATTGTTAGTAACGATAACAAAGTGTTACATGTACTGGTCAAATACACGGGTCCTAGATTGTTCAGTTTGAATCTGCCTGGTAGTAGCCTTTTGATTCTGGATTATATCCACGCCGCCAATGTAATATTGAGCAGTCAGCATATCGAG GCACCAAGAACCGAAGCAGTTTCCATAATTGGATCATTATTGTCATTACCCGTCACTACAGTCAAATTTCCCGTATTACAGCCGAATGCGACAGATATCGTTACTATCACGTGTCCAGAGGCGAAG GAGCATATAATTACGATTCTTTTAAGAAGTTGTAGGCGAGAACCAACTGGTATTGCAAGATGCGTGGCTCTTTCGAGTATCGCTATATTTGTATACAGGGAATTGTGCTACAAAAATCAACATCCCAGAATTCCAGAAGCCGTTACTGTTCTTCTTTTAGCGCTTAAA GCTAATCATGCCATTGTTGCTCAAGTGGCATGCGACTCACTTTTGTTGTTATGCGATAAAGCAGATACTCTATTGGAGCTGTATCCAAATGTGCCATGTAAAATAATTCAA ATTTTATCAGAAACACTTGGATATATGAGTACTCGAGATAAACGCGGTCCTTTAACGGTATCAATGCTGTTCTGTTTGGGTGAATGGGCTATGCATCTCGGTCCATCCGTTTTATTGCGAGTATTCCAAGGAAAACCTCTTTTGATGACTTTGTTTTCG GTTTTGGATGACATAGTGCAAGAAAAAATCGGCAAAGACGTATCGCAGTCCACAAAAAATCATGAAGACGAAGATGATGATTTCGATCCTGATATTAGCTTGGACAATTTAGCTGACGAAGTTGGCACAAAATCACCACGTCGTGGCAATATCCAATCTGTTCAATTAGCAGCGAAAATG GTAATGATGCATTTAATAAACCATTTGGGACACTTTCCAATGGGCATTGGAGCTGCGCGATTGTCATCGTTAGTTGTCGAATTAGACGATGTACCAGGAATAGATGGAGACGAATTGTCTTCTGCTATTTTTCACGCACCAAACATACAACTGTTAATGTTATCAAATTCTGTAATAATATCACTTGTTGAACTGGCAGCGCTGGACGCACCTGGGGGAGGTGTTACAGCTGGATTAACAACTGCACCATCATTGGTTAGAGTGTTACTGCGAGATTTAGCTGGGAAAGCATCGTGGGATAGTTCTATTTTATATAGTCAACCATTTGTCGAAGACGATGTACCAATCGCATTTACAAAACATG TTGAATGGAAAGCAAAAATGCACGGAGACGATTTAAGCAGTGTTACAACATCTCAAACTTGCACACCTCGGCACACCATAAGGCATCGTGAGCCTCATATATTGcctacatttgcaaatgctgcGAGCGATATGGACAATTTAGATGAT CTTTTGCAATATATAGGACATACGAGTCCAGAAGTATTAACAAATCCAGAAGTAGCACTTAATGCGCCTGCTAATCCGCCACAAGGTCATTATTTAGAAAGTGAAACTATCGCAACGATTCTTAGCCAGAGGAACGCCGAACAAGAGCATATCAATAATTGGAGCCAGCACATTAG CATGTGCGCGACAGCAATAAGTCCACCTCCGTGTCGTCCACCTCCAGCACCGTTTCATCACTGCCGCCTTTTATTTTCGCACTTGGGCTTATCCGGTTGGGAACAACGTAGAAAATTGCATTTATTATCAAAAAACGAGAAGCTTTTAAGGGAACTACGAAATCTTGACAGCCAGCGATCCAGAGAAACGCATAAAATAGCAGTGATCTATGTCAGTCAAGGACAGgaagataagaactctatattaAGTAACGTCACTGCTAGCAAAGAGTACGAAAACTTTATCGCGAGATTGGCTTGGGAAGTCGAACTTGAATCGCACACAGGTTTTCTCGGTGGTCTCGTACCTGGAAAGGCATCTGGTGTAACAGCACCGTATTTTGCAACGTCTTTCACTGAAATCCTTTTTCATGTAGCTACAAGAATGCCTTCCGATAGTCCTGAAAGTTTATTGCAGAAA ACTCGACATCTCGGTAACGATGAGATTCACATAGTTTGGTCGGAACACTGGAGAGATTACCGCCGGGATATTATACCAACGGAATTTTGTGATGTTTTAATAGTGATTTATCCGTTGCATAATAAATTGTACAGAATTCAAATTTCTCGGAAGCCAGAAATTCCATTTTTTGGACCACTGTTCGATGAATGCATAGTTGAGGATAAAGTTTTACCTGGATTGGTGAGAACAACGGCACTCGCAGCAAGTAGGGCAAAACGTTCTACACTTACGCTGTATCAACATTA TTATGAGGAAAGGGCAAGGTCTATCGATACTGTGATGAGAAACCATAAAGAATCTACCACGTTTGAGGAATTTACAGCTAATGTATACTCCCCAGTACAACCACCAAGCCCATTTAGCGGGGCTTCTTCTGTGTCTG GATCTACAACAAGCGTGCAATCCACAGCATCGTCAAACCTCGCAGCAGCCCTTATAGATTCTCATCAGGGCCGATCCGGTCTACGAAGTTCTTCGGCGGCGAGCAGTGATAATCGCGCGAATAGAG TTTCTGATGGGAGCAGAGTATGGTTCAGTAATGACACGCCGGACAGTACAGCGCTTCATGGAATATCTCCCAGACCAGTGAAGAAGATGTCGTTCAAAACTGGACCGAAGCAAAGAGCGAGCACTCAACCAACGCCTCCCGACAGTCCAAGATATAAATAA